A single region of the Dunckerocampus dactyliophorus isolate RoL2022-P2 chromosome 3, RoL_Ddac_1.1, whole genome shotgun sequence genome encodes:
- the chs1 gene encoding chitin synthase 1 isoform X1 has translation MEDIKFRGKNRVERHKERWDPFQLNPIGAEKEQKRRCFQLAQYLVAIIVGLCVLASAVVAKGSLLVLSTLSSPTSMRTPKEKQFYMLMLVFCLVCPNFLVFIKSLWRCAFKSFVHPNLKTMSFICTIECIVSLGTAILVLVVMPQFDVLTNLFISGGVCILSAILQIIFQLQAETWKIIFPICSIILTSAGYCLLGVDYYVRVSSYVDSQSASCFVFVAIGIFSSILISFCWWENPVQATNRIQDTLSELDGFRDFVFVISSILRIIVIGAVYLFYYVIIEKSIVWEDFNLRSEDWELLQIGLVLFFLQAFCSAACHWFGVVACKIHAVRMSFALPLCCTGPSVLLLGLILFITQAQKLDAAQQGSITEFCESLVLLSQKNTTPVVLLEITRSICRTSLNSYYLQWPFSMLALEGVCMWSGFVTCTYYVWKIKVQRIERTSQLFVRRLYESAFIDLSLLLNTKMKVARARNHESQDDIQSCVIYLCATMWHETYDEMLKILTSMFRLDRYRGDPKEEHKDCFDFECHIYVDDAFMTEKDTGKRLVNSYVNDLTQVVIEVYRVFTNKEPDDVSIVETPYGGRLVFVMPEGNMLYIHLKDKGLIRNKKRWSQIMYMYYLLGWKGYISKTPQKIKQQKNLCRESLVSMDGEIFFMPHYDNDNKRKFISDDNVYILALDGDTDFQPKAVILLVDRLRMYENVGAACGRIHPTGMGPMVWYQKFEYAVGHWLQKTAEHVFGSVLCSPGCFSLFRASALMDDNVLKRYTTTATRAAEYVQYDQGEDRWLCTLLLQQGWRVEYNAASDAYTNSPQEFKEFYNQRRRWGPSTLANTLDLLHSGSETVKRNSSISRLYIFYQMFTVGSSILGPASVTLMVAGAFQFVFQLAGTISIIIASIPPVFYIIVCFVAKPNNQITIAGIMSVLYAFLMTASLFSIIGDMVVQGTFLTPTGVFLVSMTIMYMVTAILHPEEFGMIIYGLMYFICIPSGYLLLTIYSLVNMHIVSWGTRESNKGATEVKKNHNILCDRNCKLCCWDMKLQVTQETENLMIQQITGQTGQQAPPLAITNHETAQPAASNVEPQAGRDTSKEAAEQGGRKPRTAKDWMELKSFDTMSSYSDDSDEKKSISTTASYDDDYDDDHQTTDLPMSDWVSPVKEEFLKKLTFANLKRNLQEQIRYSLRTKNLEDVCEDLVAMLTDTLSGELYGVGPEDALTESQLEELQQALTEQARRTLKTSRMERLEKKVQRAIQKTLTAPQVQKLDEDEHDFWNKLIERYLTPIVDTKAHLDEVTRELKSLRNKAVFLYFIVNVLWVVATFFLQAIGNDVISIKIPKYYSNGTESGEYLKVEPLSLMFLLSFAILLLIQFLAMLYHRVYTLIHVVSYRSTEKDYKLKDIDDDDDGLTLENPNTSGLSVTCDDL, from the exons ATGGAGGACATAAAATTCAGAGGAAAGAACAGAGTGGAACGACACAA GGAAAGATGGGATCCATTTCAGCTCAACCCAATAGGAGCTGAGAAGGAACAAAAAAGAAGGTGCTTCCAACTGGCCCAGTACCTAGTGGCTATTATTGTTGGTTTATGTGTCCTGGCCAGTGCTGTCGTTGCCAAG GGCTCTCTCTTGGTGCTGTCAACGTTGTCCAGTCCAACCTCCATGCGCACCCCAAAGGAAAAACAGTTCTACATGCTGATGCTGGTGTTCTGCCTCGTTTGTCCAAATTTCCTGGTGTTCATCAAATCACTGTGGAGGTGTGCCTTCAAGAGCTTCGTACACCCCAACTTGAAGACCATGTCATTT ATCTGTACCATTGAATGCATCGTGTCACTTGGTACAGCAATCCTCGTGCTCGTGGTGATGCCTCAGTTTGACGTACTGACAAATCTGTTCATCAGCGGGGGTGTCTGTATTCTATCTGCAATTCTTCAGATTATTTTCCAACTGCAGGCAGAAACCTGGAAAATTATATTCCCAATCTGCTCCATCAttctaacaagtgctg GATACTGCCTGCTCGGAGTGGACTATTACGTCCGCGTATCATCATATGTGGATAGCCAGAGTGCcagctgttttgtctttgtagcAATTGGAATTTTCTCCTCGATCCTTATCTCTTTCTGCTGGTGGGAGAATCCAGTGCAAGCTACAAATCGCATTCAG GATACATTGTCAGAACTGGATGGTTTCAGGGACTTTGTGTTCGTCATCAGCAGCATTCTGAGGATAATCGTTATAG GGGCAGTATACCTGTTCTACTATGTCATCATTGAAAAATCCATTGTCTGGGAAGACTTCAATTTACGGAGTGAAGACTGGGAATTGTTACAGATAGGACTGGTGCTGTTTTTCTTACAG GCATTTTGCTCAGCCGCGTGCCACTGGTTTGGGGTGGTGGCCTGTAAGATCCATGCTGTCAGAATGAGTTTTGCGCTGCCATTATGTTGCACAGGACCTTCAGTGCTACTATTGGGCCTGATCCTTTTCATAACCCAAGCTCAAAAATTGGACGCGGCACAGCAAGGGAGCATCACAG AGTTTTGTGAAAGCTTGGTCTTATTAAGCCAAAAGAACACAACACCAGTGGTCTTACTTGAAATCACCAGGAGCATCTGCCGGACGTCACTGAACAG CTACTACTTGCAATGGCCTTTTTCCATGCTGGCACTCGAGGGAGTATGCATGTGGTCGGGTTTTGTCACATGCACGTACTACGTATGGAAGATCAAA GTCCAGCGAATAGAAAGAACCTCTCAGCTGTTTGTTCGCCGTCTCTACGAATCTGCTTTCATTGACTTGTCTTTGTTACTCAACACCAAGATGAAGGTGGCTCGGGCCCGAAACCACGAAAG CCAAGACGACATCCAGAGCTGTGTCATCTACCTATGTGCCACCATGTGGCATGAGACCTATGATGAAATGCTAAAGATTCTCACCTCCATGTTCAG gtTGGACCGTTACCGGGGCGATCCAAAAGAAGAACATAAGGACTGTTTTGATTTTGAGTGTCACATTTACGTGGATGATGCCTTTATGACTGAAAAAGACACTGGGAAGAGGCTGGTTAACTCATATGTTAATGACTTAACCCAAGTTGTCATTGAGGTTTATAG GGTTTTTACCAACAAAGAGCCAGATGACGTATCCATCGTGGAAACTCCATATGGTGGCAGACTCGTGTTTGTTATGCCAGAAGGCAACATGCTCTACATTCACCTAAAAGACAAAGGTCTTATCAGGAACAAGAAAAGATGGTCACAG ATTATGTACATGTATTATCTTCTTGGCTGGAAGGGGTACATTTCCAAAACGCCTCAGAAGATCAAA CAGCAGAAAAACCTATGCAGAGAATCTTTGGTCTCTATGGACGGTGAGATATTCTTCATGCCCCATTATGACAACGACAACAAGAGAAAATTCATCTCAGATGACAACGTATACATCCTGGCTCTGGACGGAGACACCGACTTCCAGCCTAAAGCTGTCATTCTACTTGTAGACAG ACTGAGGATGTATGAAAATGTAGGAGCAGCCTGTGGGCGAATCCATCCGACTGGAATGG GTCCCATGGTGTGGTACCAGAAGTTTGAATATGCAGTCGGTCACTGGCTTCAGAAGACAGCAGAACATGTGTTTGGGTCTGTGCTGTGCAGTCCAGGATGTTTCAGTCTGTTTCGAGCATCCGCCTTAATGGATGACAACGTACTGAAGAGATACACGACGACTGCAACAAGAGCTGCAGAATATGTGCAATATGACCAAG GGGAGGATCGTTGGTTGTGTACTTTGTTGCTGCAGCAGGGGTGGCGTGTGGAATACAACGCTGCATCCGATGCTTACACTAACTCTCCACAAGAATTTAAAGAATTTTATAACCAGAGGAGACGGTGGGGACCATCTACTCTGGCTAATACATTGGACCTGCTGCACAG TGGCTCAGAAACGGTGAAGAGAAACTCCTCCATATCCAGACTTTACATTTTCTACCAGATGTTTACTGTTGGTTCTTCTATTCTTGGACCAGCCTCTGTGACTCTTATGGTGGCGG GTGCTTTCCAGTTTGTCTTCCAACTCGCTGGCACAATTTCCATCATCATTGCAAGCATTCCCCCCGTGTTCTACATCATTGTCTGTTTTGTTGCCAAGCCAAACAATCAGATAACAATTGCCGGAATTATGAGTGTTCTGTACGCCTTCCTCATGACAGCATCGTTATTTTCTATAATCG GTGATATGGTGGTTCAGGGCACTTTTCTAACTCCAACTGGTGTATTCCTGGTTTCCATGACGATCATGTACATGGTGACTGCTATCTTACACCCTGAGGAGTTTG GGATGATTATCTACGGCCTGATGTATTTCATCTGTATTCCCAGTGGCTACCTTCTACTTACCATCTACTCACTAGTTAACATGCACATTGTGTCCTGGGGCACCAGAGAATCCAATAA AGGAGCAACAGAGGTGAAAAAGAACCATAACATTTTGTGCGATAGAAACTGCAAACTCTGTTGCTGGGACATGAAGCTGCAG GTAACCCAGGAAACAGAGAATCTGATGATTCAACAAATCACAGGACAAACTGGACAGCAAGCCCCTCCCCTTGCTATCACGAACCATGAAACTGCTCAACCTGCCGCTTCaaatgtggagccacaagctgGACGAGACACCAGCAAAGAGGCTGCCGAGCAAGGAGGTCGAAAACCTCGGACTGCTAAAGACTGGATGGAATTGAAGTCCTTTGACACCATGTCCAGTTACAG tgaTGACAGTGATGAAAAAAAGAGTATATCAACAACTGCATCTTACGACGATGATTACGATGACGACCACCAGACCACAGACCTTCCTATGAGTG ACTGGGTGAGTCCAGTGAAAGAAGAGTTTTTAAAGAAGCTGACCTTTGCCAACCTGAAGAGGAACTTACAAGAACAAATACG GTACTCACTCCGCACCAAAAATCTAGAAGACGTGTGTGAGGATTTGGTCGCCATGTTAACGGACACTCTCAGCGGGGAACTATATGGAGTGGGACCAGAGGATGCTCTGACAGAAAGCCAGCTGgaggaattacaacaggcactGACCGAGCAG GCTCGGCGCACCCTCAAGACCAGTCGCATGGAACGATTAGAGAAGAAAGTCCAGAGAGCCATCCAGAAAACTCTGACTGCCCCTCAGGTGCAGAAGCTAGATGAG GATGAACATGACTTCTGGAACAAGTTAATCGAGCGCTACTTGACGCCCATTGTAGACACTAAAGCTCATCTGGACGAGGTCACCAGAGAGCTTAAGTCTCTGCGCAACAAG gcagTATTCCTGTATTTCATCGTCAATGTGCTCTGGGTGGTTGCTACCTTCTTCCTGCAAGCCATTGGGAATGACGTCATCAGCATTAAGATTCCTAAATACTATTCTAACGGAACAGAATCTGGAGAGTACCTCAAG GTGGAGCCTCTCAGTTTGATGTTCCTGTTGTCTTTTGCAATCCTTCTCCTCATCCAGTTCCTTGCCATGTTATACCACAG GGTCTATACATTGATCCATGTCGTGTCATACCGCAGCACAGAGAAAGACTACAAATTGAAAGACATT gatgatgatgatgatggcttgACTCTGGAGAACCCCAACACCAGTGGACTTAGTGTCACATGTGACGACCTTTAG